In Vigna angularis cultivar LongXiaoDou No.4 chromosome 8, ASM1680809v1, whole genome shotgun sequence, one DNA window encodes the following:
- the LOC108344229 gene encoding uncharacterized protein LOC108344229 — MDASSPKYFITFIDDYSRYMYLYLLCLKDEALDAFKLFKAEVELQCGKKIKIVRSDKGGEYYGRYTKNGQARGPFTRFLQEHGIVAQYTMLGSPDQNGVAKRRNQTLMDMRIRHPIIEVPKIFENGNIDQVVDEEQQVNVDQPIEQQASHQDVETSLRRSTRIKRPTVSSEYEVYLQESDYNIGAENDPETFSQAMSSKESNLWHNAMKDEMDSMTFNQV, encoded by the exons ATGGATGCAAGTAGTCCAAAATACTTTatcacctttatagatgattactCACGATACATGTATCTGTATTTACTTTGTTTGAAGGATGAAGCCTTAGATGCCTTTAAACTTTTTAAGGCTGAAGTAGAGTTACAAtgtggaaagaaaattaagattgtCAGATCAGATAAAGGTGGAGAGTACTACGGTAGATACACGAAGAATGGACAAGCACGCGGTCCGTTTACTAGAtttcttcaagaacatgggATTGTTGCCCAATATACCATGCTTGGCTCTCCAGATCAAAATGGTGTGgcaaaaagaagaaatcaaaCCTTGATGGATATG CGTATTAGACATCCAATAATTGAAGTTCCAAAAATTTTTGAGAATGGTAATATAGATCAAGTTGTTGACGAGGAGCAACAAGTAAATGTTGACCAACCAATTGAACAACAAGCTTCTCATCAAGATGTTGAGACATCATTAAGAAGATCTACTAGAATCAAAAGACCAACAGTTTCTAGTGAGTATGAAGTGTATTTGCAAGAATCAGATTATAACATTGGAGCCGAAAATGATCCTGAAACATTTTCACAAGCCATGAGTTCTAAGGAATCAAATTTATGGCATAATGCTATGAAAGATGAGATGGATTCTATGACATTTAATCAAGTCTAG